A genomic region of Dermacentor andersoni chromosome 9, qqDerAnde1_hic_scaffold, whole genome shotgun sequence contains the following coding sequences:
- the LOC126527334 gene encoding transmembrane protein 121B-like, producing MPVSADSGGVRMLLRTALARCCSMSRLVAVLDVLVLLVAVIFQGSTLDFYLIQHNQGSVAWYFWFLADFLVLIGIMSAVFLARRHFRRSAQSPDQPDDATPEPEPPHQILGRFPLCYLSWLLYALLLVAKVVLLFRMDVAQKLQDDNVYGSQFLKAVLAVAAVVFLLLVESHNEAGTSSEQRTYLHSLCTGTTFEVLDSVTFLGLLFPNETHLTLTYPLENAVLALTCVNFLLPTLALFKLSQCEFGQLPRPLGLKLLYKVLHMGLVNVPYLAIRIYLWSFFGHDVSLFLIKNLLGIYSALRTLVPELRLYFFLLANRRRSHTCIAADPIELKVICEKDDRHCDDDGAPSPSVGNVL from the exons ATG CCCGTGAGCGCAGACTCTGGTGGTGTGAGGATGCTGCTCCGAACTGCACTGGCCCGGTGCTGCTCCATGTCGCGCCTGGTGGCCGTTTTGGACGTGCTGGTGCTGCTGGTGGCGGTCATCTTCCAGGGCTCGACGCTCGACTTCTACCTGATTCAGCACAACCAGGGATCGGTCGCCTGGTACTTCTGGTTTCTGGCCGACTTCCTCGTTCTCATCGGCATCATGTCGGCTGTCTTCCTTGCTCGGCGCCACTTCAGGCGGTCAGCACAGTCTCCT GACCAGCCAGACGACGCCACACCCGAGCCCGAGCCCCCGCACCAAATCCTGGGTCGCTTCCCGCTGTGCTACCTGTCCTGGCTGCTGTATGCTCTGCTGCTGGTGGCCAAGGTGGTCCTGCTCTTTCGCATGGATGTGGCACAGAAGCTACAGG ACGACAACGTGTACGGGTCCCAGTTTCTCAAGGCGGtgttggcggtggcggcggtggtctTCCTGCTGCTCGTCGAGAGCCACAACGAGGCGGGCACCAGCTCGGAGCAGCGCACGTACCTGCACTCGCTCTGCACGGGCACCACCTTCGAGGTGCTGGACAGCGTCACCTTCCTCGGGCTGCTGTTCCCCAACGAGACCCACCTGACGCTCACGTACCCGCTCGAGAACGCCGTGCTCGCGCTCACCTGCGTCAATTTCCTGCTGCCCA CCCTGGCCCTGTTCAAGTTGAGCCAGTGCGAGTTTGGACAGCTGCCGCGACCCCTGGGACTGAAGCTGCTGTACAAGGTCCTCCACATGGGCCTCGTCAATGTGCCCTACCTGGCCATCCGCATCTACCTCTGGAGCTTCTTCGGCCACgatgtctctctctttctcatcaAGAACCTGCTTGGCATCTACTCTGCACTACGCACGCTCGTGCCCGAGCTGCGCCTCTACTTTTTCCTGCTCGCCAACCGGCGCCGAAGCCACACGTGCATTGCCGCCGACCCTATCGAGCTCAAGGTCATCTGTGAAAAGGACGATCGGCACTGTGATGACGACGGGGCGCCCAGCCCATCGGTTGGGAACGTGCTCTAG